The Clostridia bacterium genome includes a window with the following:
- a CDS encoding GrdX family protein translates to MKGNIKNCGGINLNYSVNVLTNNSLIKEKYGKDLDITFVAGQYIDVLKSARDMVHKGSRLITHPLMGSIKPNETPFRSIIMSEGTTLDIESLNIIESSIAATEKFQRDNKVPCWNENVLGDFRFVDLKLFESALESIVK, encoded by the coding sequence ATTAAAGGTAATATAAAGAATTGCGGGGGGATAAATCTGAACTACAGTGTTAATGTATTAACAAACAACAGTCTGATAAAGGAAAAGTACGGCAAAGATTTGGATATTACCTTTGTAGCTGGGCAATATATTGATGTGCTAAAATCAGCGAGAGATATGGTGCACAAAGGTTCAAGGCTGATAACCCACCCATTGATGGGAAGCATCAAGCCAAATGAGACCCCATTCAGAAGCATCATTATGTCAGAGGGTACAACTCTGGATATCGAGTCTCTTAATATTATAGAGAGCAGTATAGCTGCGACTGAGAAGTTTCAGCGTGACAATAAAGTGCCATGCTGGAATGAAAATGTGTTAGGTGATTTTCGGTTTGTGGATCTGAAGCTTTTTGAAAGTGCTTTGGAGAGTATTGTAAAATAG
- a CDS encoding DegV family protein has translation MGIKIFTDSICDVPDEYVERYGIRVMPLTVNFGDESFKDGIDLTLMEFLAMLEKSEVLPTTSQVPPAEFFKAYREEIALGNKVISIHGSSQLSGTYNSAVMAKEQIGEPDIHIIDSMGVSLGAGMLVIKAARLLEEGLEAIEIVKEIEASKEKMKYFFILDTLKYLQKGGRLSMSASMLGSILNIKPILTVVHGKLELSEKSRGMKKAISSLLKTIKENGWSLDGKIVGINHIADPEHMRLLEEELKREYSIKEIIRGEVGSVVATHGGPGAVAVHFEI, from the coding sequence ATGGGGATAAAAATATTTACGGACTCAATCTGTGATGTTCCCGATGAGTATGTAGAGAGGTATGGCATAAGGGTGATGCCTCTGACTGTTAATTTCGGAGATGAATCCTTCAAAGACGGTATTGACCTGACATTGATGGAATTCTTGGCTATGCTTGAAAAATCAGAAGTGCTCCCGACAACGTCCCAGGTACCTCCGGCTGAATTTTTTAAAGCATATAGAGAGGAAATAGCTTTAGGGAACAAGGTTATCTCTATACATGGCTCATCACAGCTGAGCGGTACATATAATTCTGCTGTAATGGCCAAGGAACAAATTGGAGAGCCTGATATACATATTATAGATTCAATGGGAGTCAGCCTTGGCGCAGGAATGCTTGTGATAAAAGCTGCCAGGCTGCTGGAAGAAGGTCTGGAAGCAATAGAAATTGTTAAAGAGATTGAAGCTAGCAAAGAAAAGATGAAGTACTTTTTCATATTGGATACCCTTAAGTACCTTCAAAAAGGTGGAAGACTGTCGATGTCTGCTTCGATGCTGGGTTCCATACTAAATATTAAGCCAATACTCACCGTAGTACACGGCAAATTAGAGCTGTCTGAAAAGTCCAGAGGTATGAAAAAGGCTATATCCTCTCTGCTGAAGACCATAAAGGAGAACGGCTGGTCATTGGACGGCAAGATAGTAGGAATAAATCATATAGCTGATCCGGAGCACATGAGGTTGCTAGAGGAGGAGCTTAAGAGAGAATACAGCATAAAAGAGATTATAAGGGGAGAGGTGGGTTCGGTAGTAGCTACCCATGGAGGCCCCGGCGCAGTAGCAGTACATTTTGAAATTTAA
- a CDS encoding chemotaxis protein CheX gives MNVEYINPFINVSINLVQMVCNVKAERGQIFVKSSTFMAENVVIIIGIAGEFKGQVFFSMDESTACKIASAMMFGMEVNALEDMAKSAIAELGNMIMGNVSTEFSNSGIKIDITPPTVLVGSDIAVSTKGVKTICVPLILENIGKIEIDVAVTE, from the coding sequence TTGAATGTAGAATACATAAATCCATTTATAAATGTATCAATTAATCTAGTACAAATGGTATGCAATGTTAAAGCCGAACGTGGGCAGATATTTGTCAAAAGCTCGACTTTCATGGCTGAAAATGTTGTAATAATAATCGGTATTGCGGGAGAATTTAAAGGCCAGGTGTTCTTCAGCATGGATGAAAGCACTGCATGTAAAATTGCCTCAGCAATGATGTTTGGGATGGAAGTAAATGCGCTGGAGGATATGGCTAAAAGTGCAATAGCAGAGCTCGGGAATATGATTATGGGCAATGTTTCCACTGAATTCTCTAATAGTGGAATCAAAATAGATATTACTCCCCCAACCGTTCTGGTAGGCAGTGATATAGCTGTTTCAACAAAAGGCGTTAAGACTATTTGTGTACCGCTTATATTGGAGAATATCGGAAAGATTGAAATAGACGTTGCGGTTACAGAATAA
- a CDS encoding thioredoxin domain-containing protein, which translates to MLELNKENFDAEVLQAKGPVLVDFWGEKCEPCKALMPEVHALAEKYNGKMMMCKLNTTENRRLAIGQKVLGLPTFIVYKNGEKVKEISGAENCTPEAIENLIKENI; encoded by the coding sequence ATGTTAGAGCTAAATAAAGAAAATTTTGATGCTGAGGTACTTCAAGCCAAAGGTCCAGTTCTTGTTGATTTCTGGGGAGAGAAGTGTGAGCCATGTAAGGCATTGATGCCTGAGGTACATGCATTGGCAGAAAAATATAACGGCAAGATGATGATGTGCAAGCTGAACACTACCGAAAACAGAAGACTTGCGATAGGACAGAAAGTGTTAGGACTGCCAACCTTCATAGTCTACAAAAATGGCGAAAAGGTAAAGGAAATCAGCGGGGCAGAAAACTGCACACCTGAGGCCATTGAAAATCTTATAAAAGAAAACATATAA
- the trmL gene encoding tRNA (uridine(34)/cytosine(34)/5-carboxymethylaminomethyluridine(34)-2'-O)-methyltransferase TrmL: MSLNIVLVEPEIPQNTGNIARTCAATGCTLHLVKPLGFSVDDKHLKRAGLDYWSLVDIHYHDSFEELKSKYPDGLFFFSTTKGKKKHTDAAYQKDCFIVFGKETAGLPKQLLEENKEFCIRVPMINDARSLNLANSVAIVVYEALRQIGFPDLL; the protein is encoded by the coding sequence TTGAGCCTTAATATTGTATTGGTTGAGCCGGAGATACCTCAGAACACGGGAAATATTGCAAGGACCTGTGCAGCAACAGGCTGTACACTTCACCTTGTAAAACCCCTTGGGTTTTCGGTAGATGATAAGCATTTGAAAAGGGCAGGACTGGATTATTGGAGCCTGGTGGATATACATTACCATGATTCTTTTGAAGAGCTGAAGAGCAAATATCCCGATGGGCTGTTCTTTTTCTCTACTACAAAAGGAAAGAAGAAGCATACGGATGCCGCATATCAAAAAGACTGCTTTATAGTATTCGGCAAAGAGACTGCTGGTTTGCCAAAGCAGCTGCTTGAAGAGAATAAGGAGTTTTGCATAAGGGTCCCGATGATAAATGATGCCCGTTCATTGAATCTTGCAAACTCGGTTGCAATAGTAGTATATGAAGCACTGAGGCAGATCGGATTTCCTGACTTGCTGTAA
- the trxB gene encoding thioredoxin-disulfide reductase produces MSKLYDVAIIGGGPAGLAAGLYASRSRMNAIIIEKAKWGGQAGTTEELENYPGSIEMPTGPKLIERMKSQAEAFGTELVKDEVTGFDLSDKVKAVKLGSGKDINAKTIIIATGAQPMLLGAPGELELRGKGVSYCATCDADFFTELEVVVVGGGDAAVEEAIYLTKFAEKVTIIHRREEFRAAKSIVEKAMSNDKVNIIWNTVVEEIYGDGIVEGIRLKNVKTGEVTDFRTDGVFMFVGTKPISEFAKGVVEMDQKGYIKADEEMRTSVEGIFAAGDVRIKSLRQVITAASDGAIAAVNAEKYIEKNFGH; encoded by the coding sequence ATGAGCAAGTTATATGATGTAGCGATAATAGGTGGAGGACCTGCAGGTCTTGCAGCCGGTTTATATGCTTCAAGGTCCAGAATGAATGCCATTATAATTGAAAAAGCAAAATGGGGTGGACAGGCGGGCACTACAGAAGAATTGGAAAACTATCCGGGTTCCATTGAAATGCCTACAGGCCCAAAGCTTATAGAAAGAATGAAAAGCCAGGCCGAGGCTTTTGGCACAGAGCTTGTAAAGGATGAAGTGACAGGCTTTGATTTGTCGGACAAAGTTAAAGCAGTTAAACTTGGAAGCGGCAAGGATATAAATGCAAAAACAATAATAATAGCGACTGGAGCACAGCCGATGTTATTAGGGGCTCCTGGGGAATTAGAACTTAGAGGCAAGGGCGTATCCTATTGTGCAACCTGCGATGCTGACTTCTTCACAGAGTTGGAAGTAGTAGTTGTTGGCGGTGGAGATGCGGCAGTAGAGGAAGCAATATACCTTACTAAGTTTGCAGAGAAAGTCACTATAATACATAGAAGAGAAGAATTCAGGGCTGCTAAGTCTATTGTAGAGAAAGCAATGAGCAATGATAAGGTAAACATAATATGGAACACAGTGGTGGAAGAGATATACGGAGATGGAATAGTTGAAGGTATAAGGCTTAAAAATGTGAAGACAGGTGAAGTAACTGATTTTAGGACAGATGGAGTTTTCATGTTCGTAGGTACTAAGCCAATATCTGAGTTTGCCAAAGGCGTAGTTGAGATGGATCAAAAGGGATATATAAAGGCAGATGAAGAAATGAGGACATCGGTTGAAGGGATATTCGCTGCCGGAGACGTAAGGATAAAATCATTAAGACAAGTTATAACAGCAGCTTCAGATGGTGCAATAGCTGCAGTCAATGCAGAAAAGTATATTGAAAAGAATTTTGGACATTAA